One genomic region from Tigriopus californicus strain San Diego chromosome 4, Tcal_SD_v2.1, whole genome shotgun sequence encodes:
- the LOC131879762 gene encoding uncharacterized protein LOC131879762 gives MTTSCSSSSSSSSNNTTTSPPLPYVIQGFVQPGFEPVREAFEENFRVGRDSKAALVVYWKDKKVIDLWGVDGPERTNEAGRAYDSNALTVSFSTSKTITAICLGMLVDKGFIRYEDRIVDHWPEFSQTVAEASQSASKDVEKETATVADLLRHDLGLTNPKQVFQTSDFRVENIRQNRVGQVFESEALTYPDANSRGDGALREYHGMTYGLIVSELIRRVDPLKRTIGQFIHDELFVQLGLDIHCGSKDEQVRANTWDLEVPNPFKVIGMAWTPSFLYERARQVPSILELLKFSKNAMVGYTALMKKVDRLRLRDFQFFFGMLWRNRFCQDEHGEGFPNVSLSLVNHQEFREVEFSSINVLASAQGLGKLAAFMANHGSLGSEQILRRSTWNKMHGQTRIKSDIFFGGVRTEFSQGGMNHFRFYQDDEVLEEQFKMGRSGFWGWIGLGGSTFQWHPKHNIGFAFCPTKVAWYDLFNEKAGSLQEIIVECVRSLEAKSNRRANKSSKKSAGSKRNLA, from the coding sequence ATGACgacctcctgctcctcctcttcctcctcctccagcaACAACACCACCACTTCGCCTCCATTGCCTTATGTTATCCAAGGCTTCGTCCAACCAGGATTTGAGCCAGTTCGAGAGGCCTTCGAGGAGAATTTCCGAGTAGGTCGAGACAGTAAGGCTGCCTTGGTCGTGTACTGGAAAGACAAAAAGGTCATCGATCTCTGGGGGGTGGATGGACcggaacgaacgaatgaagcGGGAAGAGCGTATGATTCGAATGCTTTGACCGTCTCATTCAGCACGTCCAAGACGATCACTGCGATCTGCTTGGGAATGCTCGTGGACAAAGGATTCATCAGGTACGAGGATCGGATTGTTGACCATTGGCCCGAGTTTTCCCAAACTGTTGCCGAGGCGTCCCAAAGTGCATCGAAGGATGTCGAAAAAGAAACGGCCACCGTTGCCGATCTATTACGCCATGACCTTGGACTGACAAATCCGAAGCAAGTGTTCCAGACGTCAGATTTCCGAGTGGAGAACATACGCCAGAATCGCGTGGGACAAGTGTTTGAATCTGAGGCCCTCACCTACCCCGATGCCAATTCCCGGGGTGACGGGGCTCTCCGAGAATACCATGGCATGACCTATGGCTTGATCGTGAGTGAGCTGATTCGGCGGGTGGACCCATTGAAACGCACCATTGGCCAGTTTATTCATGACGAGCTGTTTGTCCAATTGGGCCTGGATATTCATTGCGGTTCCAAGGATGAACAAGTCCGGGCCAATACTTGGGACCTGGAGGTGCCTAATCCATTCAAGGTGATAGGGATGGCTTGGACACCCTCGTTCCTCTATGAGAGAGCCCGCCAAGTGCCCTCCATCCTTGAGTTGTTGAAGTTCAGCAAGAATGCCATGGTTGGCTATACCGCCTTGATGAAGAAGGTAGACCGATTGAGGCTACGAGACTTTCAGTTCTTCTTTGGCATGTTGTGGAGGAACAGGTTTTGCCAAGACGAACACGGAGAAGGCTTTCCCAATGTCAGTTTGAGCCTTGTCAACCACCAAGAGTTTCGAGAAGTTGAGTTCTCGAGCATTAATGTGCTGGCTTCGGCTCAAGGTCTGGGCAAATTGGCTGCTTTCATGGCCAACCACGGTTCCTTGGGTTCGGAGCAGATTCTTCGGCGGTCCACGTGGAACAAAATGCATGGTCAAACTCGAATAAAGTCGGACATTTTCTTTGGCGGAGTGCGAACCGAATTCAGTCAAGGAGGCATGAATCACTTCCGATTCTACCAAGACGACGAGGTTTTAGaagagcaattcaaaatgggtCGCTCTGGATTTTGGGGCTGGATCGGTTTGGGAGGATCCACGTTCCAATGGCACCCCAAGCACAACATTGGATTTGCTTTTTGCCCAACCAAAGTCGCTTGGTACGACTTGTTCAATGAGAAAGCTGGATCTCTACAGGAAATCATCGTCGAGTGTGTTCGGAGCCTCGAGGCCAAATCAAATAGAAGAGCTAACAAATCCTCGAAAAAATCGGCCGGTTCCAAACGGAATCTCGCTTAA
- the LOC131879763 gene encoding regulator of G-protein signaling 7-like, producing the protein MTTTPALHHASHAFPNPYGLNTSHSCSELSTTKALHVSLDDNPNLLVYLKMENIIERMQKEETGVPIRTVKSFMSKIPSVFTGQDLVQWLLNNLDLTDTGEALILANRMAAYGYFFPIDDHVLAVKNDNTYYRFQTPYYWPSKSWAPENTDYAVYLCKRTMQNKARLELADYEAENLARLQKMFSRKWEYIFMQAEAQSKVDKKRDKQERKILDTQERAFWDVYRPPPGCVNTTELDIKKVCRMNQYSTNNRTDNLRDLAALRRQLLAEASNLRSRVDKCTIRVSKCAETYVEYFNLHREYDAFLVATEPSNPWISDSTEYWEMFEKCSREQVAERRIRRWAFSCWEMLKDPVGHDHFKAFLEKEYATENLLFVEAVWKMKKLAQKDVAEECQRIWKQFLGPGAEMLVNVDSKTHKVTDNNMNEPDRWTFDDAAAHLYYLMTSDSYSRYLRSSHYKDFLEGAKKKCTRNFALAKLSGAKLAITNSGS; encoded by the exons ATGACCACCACTCCCGCTTTACACCACGCCTCTCATGCCTTTCCGAATCCGTATGGCTTGAACACGTCCCATTCCTGCAGCGAGCTCTCCACCACCAAAGCTCTTCATGTATCGCTCGATGACAACCCCAATCTGTTGGTGTACCTCAAGATGGAGAACATTATCGAGCGAATGCAGAAAGAGGAGACGGGCGTGCCGATCCGGACCGTCAAAAGTTTCATGAGCAAAATCCCGAGTGTGTTCACCGGCCAGGACCTAGTCCAATGGCTCCTGAACAACCTTGACCTTACTGACACGGGCGAGGCCCTTATTCTGGCCAACCGCATGGCGGCCTACGGCTACTTCTTCCCCATCGACGACCACGTGTTGGCAGTTAAGAATGACAACACGTACTATCGCTTCCAAACTCCCTACTATTGGCCTTCAAAGAGTTGGGCACCTGAAAACACCGACTACGCCGTGTATCTGTGCAAAAGGACCATGCAGAACAAAGCCAGGTTAGAATTGGCCGACTATGAGGCCGAAAACCTGGCCCGTCTACAAAAGATGTTCAGTCGGAAGTGGGAATACATATTCATGCAGGCCGAGGCCCAGtccaaagtggacaaaaagcGGGACAAACAGGAACGGAAGATCCTCGATACCCAGGAGCGGGCATTCTGGGACGTATATCGACCTCCTCCAGGATGTGTGAACACCACAGAGTTGGATATCAAGAAAGTGTGCCGTATGAACCAATACAGCACCAATAACCGAACGGACAACCTCAG GGATTTGGCTGCGCTCAGGCGGCAACTTCTCGCAGAGGCCTCCAACCTCCGATCTCGAGTAGACAAGTGCACGATACGGGTATCGAAATGTGCAGAGACCTATGTGGAGTACTTCAACCTTCACCGTGAGTACGACGCCTTCCTGGTGGCCACTGAGCCGAGTAATCCGTGGATCTCGGACTCGACCGAATATTGGGAAATGTTCGAAAAGTGCTCCCGTGAACAAGTGGCCGAAAGGCGCATTCGAAGATGGGCCTTCAGTTGCTGGGAGATGCTGAAGGACCCCGTGGGTCACGACCATTTCAAGGCCTTTCTCGAAAAGGAGTACGCCACCGAGAACCTCCTCTTCGTGGAGGCCGtgtggaaaatgaagaaactggCCCAAAAGGATGTGGCCGAAGAGTGTCAACGAATCTGGAAGCAGTTCCTCGGTCCCGGGGCCGAGATGCTGGTCAACGTGGATTCCAAAACTCATAAAGTGACGGACAATAACATGAACGAGCCGGATCGATGGACGTTTGACGATGCGGCAGCGCATCTCTACTATTTGATGACCAGTGATAGTTACTCCAGATATCTTCGTTCCTCGCATTATAAGGACTTCTTGGAAGGAGCCAAGAAGAAATGTACGAGGAATTTCGCCCTCGCCAAGCTTTCCGGAGCCAAACTGGCCATAACGAACTCAGGCTCATAA
- the LOC131879766 gene encoding PDZ and LIM domain protein 1-like yields the protein MKEIHQFVLTKQSNEPFGFRLIGGKDEGLSLKIEKIVVGSAATDAGLKVRDFLVSVQGQKVLEMTHHQVVQLIRNAGNSLNLDIERGDHIVPNFEEIWPSGKLAKQNQECDPDTGINYVLSAMQEGVPGSRDEMFTTVGKPKIECHQYDNPINCYSEQVIKEMGDKGNWQMAADQEILHENKAHGKLILGAH from the exons ATGAAAGAAATCCATCAGTTTGTTCTCACCAAACAGAGTAACGAACCATTCGGATTCCGACTCATCGGTGGCAAGGATGAAGGGTTGAGTTTGAAG ATTGAGAAGATTGTGGTCGGATCTGCAGCTACTGATGCAGGCCTAAAAGTTCGAGACTTCCTCGTCAGTGTCCAGGGGCAAAAAGTTCTGGAAATGACCCATCACCAAGTGGTGCAGCTCATAAGAAATGCGGGGAACTCGCTTAATCTCGACATTGAGAG GGGCGATCATATTGTCCCAAATTTCGAGGAGATCTGGCCATCTGGCAAATTGGCCAAGCAAAATCAGGAGTGCGATCCTGACACGGGCATCAATTACGTTTTGAGTGCGATGCAAGAAGGTGTTCCAGGATCAAGGGACGAGATGTTTACTACAGTGGGCAAGCCTAAG ATTGAATGTCATCAGTACGACAATCCCATCAATTGCTATTCCGAGCAAGTGATCAAGGAGATGGGCGACAAAGGAAACTGGCAAATGGCTGCAGACCAAGAGATCCTCCATgagaacaaagctcatggaaaGCTCATCTTGGGAGCCCACTAA
- the LOC131879761 gene encoding cyclic AMP-responsive element-binding protein 3-like protein 2, with product MSSDFGLLDILINDAGLASGSPSLDMGDFEGVEPFKLGQSGGGSDMLTYSMEQSGILPSDKNLESNPDRIWGKETDDLLQSILTGNDSHLGFGCSEFDGPFSDTSSDSGCNLEQQLLSPGSSSITHLDDQNQTLSPQSGTSSSSPSSGGNLMEYVSSNTEEEDNDQPLQVVNPVTNSPEPITIVTSATQAKKNPKNFAQIITPVKPGLVTTSATRSINVQQIKTIPSVQTGTTTTIVLPVINARQQTLKSPSLLQPSPPSSKRRRISVSSSDSGLDDIVTTPSPVRGGGSSSTSKYPPLLLNEEEKRLCERECVKLPSHYPLSREEEKNLKRIRRKIRNKVSAQDSRKRKKEYVDAMEERVRNCTNENDELNKKIELLETQNKTLAGQLRRLHQIITNGGLKQTQTSTAMMVLLLSTALFLIPGFKDQQESKCDLDITQAVKMPPMPGQSRSLLHFTPQNTIKQEFAANPAMNGEELTNGLEDAVTPRKNTPMADHDYFATKMGRMSAGSVGRVGVGKSILDTSRKVSYIEEDAPPLGYGPDKLMDVVGAVEEVKAEPFIEVEVTTSDEIIEKRINVTSGESGMRTVVLHVPKDFK from the exons ATGAGTTCGGATTTTGGCTTATTAGACATCCTTATCAACGATGCGGGCTTGGCCAGTGGCTCGCCCAGCCTAGATATGGGCGATTTTGAGGGCGTGGAGCCCTTCAAATTGGGCCAATCTGGAGGCGGGTCGGATATGCTAACCTATAGCATGGAACAGAGTGGGATTTTGCCGAGTGACAAGAACCTGGAATCCAATCCCGAT AGAATCTGGGGCAAGGAAACCGACGACCTCCTTCAATCCATTCTGACTGGGAATGACAGTCACTTGGGTTTTGGATGCTCAGAATTCGATGGACCTTTCTCGGACACGAGCTCGGACTCGGGATGCAATCTGGAGCAGCAACTTCTCTCGCCTGGATCCAGTTCCATAACCCATCTGGACGACCAGAATCAGACTCTGAGTCCACAATCTGGcacgtcctcctcctccccctccagTGGAGGAAACCTCATGGAATACGTTTCGAGCA ACACCGAAGAGGAAGACAATGATCAACCTTTGCAAGTGGTGAATCCGGTCACAAATTCTCCTGAACCAATCACGATTGTAACATCGGCCACACAAGCGAAGAAGAACCCCAAGAACTTTGCCCAAATCATCACCCCAGTCAAGCCTGGACTGGTCACAACCTCAGCCACGAGATCCATCAACGTCCAACAGATCAAGACCATTCCAAGCGTACAAACTGGAACCACCACAACGATTGTGCTCCCAGTCATCAACGCCCGACAA CAAACCTTGAAGTCACCTTCATTATTGCAACCATCTCCTCCATCATCGAAGCGGAGACGGATTTCAGTGTCCTCGAGTGATTCTGGCCTAGACGATATCGTGACCACGCCCTCTCCAGTTCGGGGAGGTGGCTCATCCTCTACGTCCAAGTATCCCCCGTTGCTTTTGAATGAGGAGGAGAAACGTCTCTGCGAACGAGAATGCGTGAAATTGCCCTCTCATTATCCGTTGAGTcgggaggaggagaagaattTAAAACGAATCCGAAGGAAAATCCGAAATAAGGTGTCGGCCCAGGACTCGAGGAAACGGAAAAAAGAATACGTGGATGCCATGGAGGAACGGGTCCGCAATTGTACGAACGAAAACGACGAGCTGAACAAGAAAATCGAGCTCTTGGAGACTCAGAATAAGACCTTGGCTGGACAATTGCGCCGGTTACACCAGATCATCACCAACGGAGGTCTCAAGCAAACCCAAACATCTACGGCCATGATGGTCCTTCTTCTCAGCACAGCGCTGTTCCTCATACCCGGATTTAAGGACCAACAAG AAAGCAAATGCGATTTGGACATTACGCAAGCGGTGAAGATGCCCCCCATGCCCGGCCAATCCCGCTCTCTTCTTCACTTCACACCGCAAAACACCATCAAGCAAGAGTTCGCAGCCAATCCGGCCATGAATGGCGAGGAGCTCACAAATGGTTTGGAGGACGCAGTCACTCCCCGCAAGAATACGCCCATGGCGGATCACGATTACTTCGCGACCAAGATGGGCCGGATGTCAGCGGGATCAGTGGGGCGAGTGGGCGTGGGGAAGAGCATACTGGACACGTCTCGCAAGGTCAGCTACATAGAAGAGGATGCCCCGCCCCTAGGGTATGGGCCGGATAAGCTGATGGATGTCGTGGGAGCGGTGGAAGAGGTGAAGGCGGAACCGTTCATCGAGGTCGAGGTCACCACAAGCGATGAGATCATTGAAAAACGCATTAATGTGACCAGTGGCGAGTCTGGCATGAGAACGGTGGTTCTCCACGTTCCCAAGGACTTCAAATAA